One Clostridia bacterium DNA segment encodes these proteins:
- a CDS encoding DUF763 domain-containing protein, with translation MRTGTADLPLHGGKCPPWLFERMRRLGVAILEVIVSEYGPLEVLRRLSDPHWFQALGCVLGFDWHSSGLTTTVCGAIKEGLRGREKDLGLFVAGGKGKASLRTPQEIVSHAERHGISSGERLVYASRLSAKVDNAGLQDGYTLYHHVFFFTAKGEWAVVQQGMDPATGWARRYHWLGEQVASFVCEPHAAVCGSPSAAVVNLVAREAEENRRVSTLLSRQKPERLLREYQALLSHPGAERLLRLPATHAVPKAGSLEKALRLAYQAQAADFEGLLGLRGVGPAALRALALVAEVAYGAETSFRDPVRYSFAHGGKDGHPFPVDRRTYDHSVAVLEEALRKARTGRSEKLAALKRLSSLKLLS, from the coding sequence TTGCGAACCGGTACCGCCGACCTGCCCCTTCATGGGGGCAAGTGTCCTCCCTGGCTTTTCGAGCGGATGCGCCGCCTGGGTGTGGCCATCCTGGAGGTAATTGTGAGTGAATACGGACCCCTGGAGGTGCTGCGCCGACTGTCCGATCCGCATTGGTTTCAGGCCCTGGGCTGCGTGCTGGGGTTCGACTGGCACTCGTCCGGCCTTACTACCACCGTGTGCGGCGCGATCAAGGAAGGCCTGCGGGGCCGGGAGAAGGACCTGGGCCTGTTCGTAGCCGGGGGAAAGGGAAAGGCTTCTCTGCGAACGCCTCAGGAAATCGTAAGCCACGCCGAACGCCACGGCATCTCCTCCGGGGAGCGCCTGGTCTACGCCAGCCGCCTGTCGGCCAAGGTGGACAATGCCGGCCTGCAGGACGGTTACACCCTCTATCACCACGTTTTCTTCTTTACGGCCAAGGGCGAGTGGGCGGTAGTCCAGCAGGGCATGGATCCGGCCACCGGCTGGGCGCGGCGCTACCACTGGCTGGGAGAGCAGGTGGCGAGCTTTGTGTGCGAGCCCCACGCCGCGGTGTGCGGCTCCCCGTCTGCGGCGGTGGTCAACCTGGTGGCGCGGGAGGCAGAGGAAAACCGCCGGGTGAGCACCCTCCTGAGCCGGCAAAAGCCGGAACGCCTCCTGCGTGAATATCAGGCCCTTCTTTCCCACCCCGGGGCCGAACGCCTGCTGCGGCTGCCTGCTACCCACGCCGTGCCGAAGGCGGGTTCCCTCGAGAAGGCCCTGCGGCTTGCCTATCAGGCACAGGCAGCGGACTTCGAGGGCCTGCTGGGGTTGCGGGGAGTGGGACCTGCGGCCTTAAGGGCCCTGGCGCTGGTAGCGGAGGTGGCCTACGGCGCCGAGACCAGCTTCCGCGATCCGGTCCGCTACTCCTTTGCCCACGGCGGAAAGGACGGCCACCCCTTTCCGGTGGACCGCCGGACTTACGATCATTCCGTGGCCGTTCTGGAGGAGGCGCTGAGAAAGGCCCGGACCGGTCGAAGCGAAAAGCTGGCCGCACTGAAACGCCTGAGCAGCTTGAAGCTGTTATCCTGA
- the pckA gene encoding phosphoenolpyruvate carboxykinase (ATP), translating into MFELEFSGQVHRNLSAPLLVERALARGEGLLTASGALRVFTGKYTGRSPEDKYVVDTPGVHSEVWWGPNRPMDADTYRRLLGRMTAYLQAREVFVFDGFVCARPEHRFALRVINELAWQNLFARQLFIRPDSQELAGHRPEITVVAAPGFKASPEADGTRSQAFIVLNLEEKLVLIGGTSYAGEIKKSVFTLLNYLLPARGVTPMHCSANMGDDGDVALFFGLSGTGKTTLSADPTRRLIGDDEHGWSDQGIFNFEGGCYAKCIGLSREKEPQIWEAIRFGAVLENVVVDPDTRQPDYGDAGVTENTRAAYPLEFIPGAVIPSVGGHPRTVIFLTADAFGVLPPIARLTPEQAMFHFLSGYTSKLAGTERGITEPVATFSACFGAPFLPREPMVYARLLGERIRRHASRVYLVNTGWSGGPYGVGRRLDLDLTRAMVRAAIRGDLEQASYEPDPVFGLMLPGACPGVPSEVLRPWNVWPDKDAYWKQARELAARFRENFSRFPAAPKEIGAAAPSGG; encoded by the coding sequence ATGTTCGAGCTGGAGTTCTCAGGGCAGGTACACCGTAACCTTTCTGCCCCACTGCTGGTAGAGAGAGCTTTGGCCCGGGGTGAGGGGTTGCTCACCGCCTCCGGAGCCCTGCGCGTTTTTACCGGCAAGTACACGGGCCGTTCGCCGGAAGACAAGTACGTGGTGGACACCCCGGGAGTACATTCCGAAGTGTGGTGGGGCCCCAACCGGCCTATGGACGCGGATACGTACCGCCGGCTGCTGGGGCGTATGACCGCCTACCTGCAGGCCCGAGAGGTCTTCGTCTTTGACGGCTTCGTATGCGCCCGTCCCGAACACCGGTTCGCGCTGCGGGTCATAAACGAGCTGGCCTGGCAAAACCTCTTTGCCCGCCAGCTTTTCATCCGGCCGGACTCTCAAGAGCTGGCCGGACACCGTCCCGAGATCACGGTGGTGGCCGCACCCGGCTTCAAGGCGTCGCCGGAGGCAGACGGTACCCGTTCCCAAGCCTTTATCGTGCTCAACCTGGAGGAAAAGCTTGTTCTGATCGGCGGCACTTCCTATGCCGGGGAGATCAAGAAATCGGTATTCACCCTTTTGAATTACCTGCTGCCCGCCCGGGGCGTTACCCCCATGCACTGCTCCGCCAACATGGGCGACGATGGAGACGTGGCCCTCTTCTTCGGGCTTTCCGGCACCGGCAAGACCACGCTGTCCGCCGACCCCACGCGCCGGCTTATCGGCGACGACGAGCACGGCTGGTCCGACCAGGGCATCTTCAACTTCGAGGGCGGGTGCTACGCCAAGTGTATCGGTCTCTCCCGGGAAAAGGAGCCGCAGATCTGGGAGGCCATACGCTTCGGCGCGGTGCTGGAAAACGTGGTGGTGGACCCCGATACCCGGCAGCCGGATTACGGTGACGCCGGCGTTACCGAAAACACCCGGGCCGCCTACCCGCTGGAATTCATCCCCGGAGCGGTGATCCCCAGCGTGGGCGGGCATCCCCGTACCGTTATCTTCCTAACCGCGGACGCCTTCGGCGTGCTGCCTCCCATAGCCCGTCTCACCCCGGAGCAGGCCATGTTCCACTTCCTTTCCGGGTACACCAGCAAGCTGGCCGGTACCGAGCGGGGCATAACCGAGCCGGTGGCCACCTTTTCCGCCTGCTTTGGGGCTCCCTTCCTTCCCCGGGAGCCCATGGTCTACGCCCGGCTGCTGGGCGAAAGGATAAGAAGGCACGCCAGCCGCGTATACCTAGTCAATACCGGCTGGTCCGGAGGGCCGTACGGCGTGGGCCGGCGCCTGGATCTGGACCTTACCCGGGCCATGGTGCGGGCGGCCATCCGGGGGGATCTGGAGCAAGCAAGTTACGAGCCCGATCCGGTTTTCGGGCTGATGCTCCCCGGCGCCTGTCCGGGGGTGCCGTCCGAGGTTCTGCGGCCCTGGAACGTCTGGCCCGACAAGGACGCCTACTGGAAGCAGGCCCGGGAACTGGCAGCCCGGTTCCGGGAAAACTTCTCCCGCTTCCCTGCCGCACCGAAAGAGATCGGGGCAGCCGCTCCTTCGGGGGGTTAG
- the nuoE gene encoding NADH-quinone oxidoreductase subunit NuoE, with protein sequence MRETGEKEASVRAIIEELCVDGRKKPRELIPFLQKVQARLGYVPAEVLREAAGVFGVPEVEMYAVATFYHQFRLQPPGEHRIKVCLGTACHLMGGQRILDWFGRRLDVREGQTTADGKFTLERVACVGCCALAPVVVVDEKVEGKVSPTRADGILLSLGVKPEAMKPKQPESA encoded by the coding sequence GTGAGGGAAACCGGGGAGAAGGAGGCATCGGTCCGGGCCATAATAGAGGAACTCTGCGTCGACGGCCGGAAGAAGCCGAGGGAACTGATTCCCTTTCTGCAGAAGGTACAGGCCCGTTTGGGATACGTGCCCGCAGAGGTGCTTCGCGAGGCGGCCGGGGTTTTCGGGGTTCCCGAGGTTGAAATGTACGCCGTGGCTACCTTCTACCACCAGTTCCGCCTTCAACCTCCGGGGGAACACCGGATCAAAGTCTGCCTGGGAACGGCCTGCCACCTTATGGGCGGACAGAGGATACTGGACTGGTTCGGCCGCCGTCTCGACGTACGCGAAGGGCAAACCACCGCCGACGGCAAGTTCACCCTGGAGCGGGTGGCCTGCGTGGGTTGCTGCGCGCTGGCGCCGGTGGTGGTGGTGGACGAGAAGGTTGAGGGAAAGGTTTCTCCTACCCGGGCGGACGGGATCCTGCTCTCCCTGGGTGTGAAGCCGGAGGCCATGAAACCCAAGCAGCCCGAATCCGCCTGA
- a CDS encoding type II toxin-antitoxin system HicA family toxin: MTRAWYLVRQKGSHRQFKHPTKPGRVTIAGNSNDDLAPGTLNSIFKQAQLKKEAK, from the coding sequence ATCACAAGGGCCTGGTACCTCGTCAGGCAAAAAGGTAGCCACAGGCAGTTCAAGCACCCTACCAAGCCTGGGAGGGTAACCATAGCAGGCAATTCGAACGACGACCTAGCGCCTGGGACGCTTAACAGCATCTTTAAGCAGGCCCAACTCAAGAAGGAGGCGAAGTAA
- a CDS encoding acylphosphatase: protein MAAERQVHLYLEGDVQGVGMRDYVRRRARALGLVGFVRNLSDGRVEVVAEGREDTLAAFTAELRRAPVGRVDRVQEEYLEASGRFGDFRIAATL, encoded by the coding sequence TTGGCGGCGGAACGGCAGGTACATCTCTATCTGGAGGGTGACGTGCAGGGTGTGGGCATGCGCGACTACGTCCGTCGCAGGGCTCGGGCCCTGGGGCTGGTGGGCTTCGTTCGCAACCTCAGCGACGGGCGCGTCGAGGTGGTGGCCGAAGGAAGGGAAGACACGCTGGCCGCCTTCACCGCGGAGCTGCGTCGTGCCCCGGTAGGCCGGGTGGACCGCGTGCAGGAGGAATACCTTGAGGCCTCAGGCCGGTTCGGCGACTTCAGGATTGCGGCCACCCTGTAG
- a CDS encoding Xaa-Pro peptidase family protein, giving the protein MVPAAELARRIESFQVELRAAEVDAALLLQKVDYYYFSGTMQLSYLYIPAEGEPLLMVVRDWDRARNESALANVVPCPSVRQAPVLIQAQQGRLPASLGLEFDVLPVKEYFRIQKLFPGVRLTDVSGLIHRVRSRKSSWEVGQMLQAAALAAEVYAAVPRLLRPGMTEIELAGLLEAEAKKRGHEGLLRMRSLNYEAYTWHILSGASGGVVSYLDGPVGGQGLSPAFPVGAGRKPIEAGEPILVDFGGVVNGYQVDETRMYCLGRMPDKFRRAYEACLEIERTVLEAARPGVSCHYLFGLARATAEKLGYEDAFLGPKGKKVRFVGHGIGLEINEPPYLAEGHDYPLEAGMTFALEPKMVFPGEGAVGIEDTVVVEANGCRRLTDMPDGIIEIEP; this is encoded by the coding sequence ATGGTACCCGCTGCCGAACTCGCCCGCCGCATCGAGAGCTTCCAGGTCGAGCTCAGGGCGGCGGAGGTCGATGCCGCTCTTCTCCTGCAGAAGGTAGATTACTACTATTTCTCCGGCACCATGCAGCTTTCCTACCTCTACATCCCCGCCGAGGGCGAGCCGCTCCTCATGGTGGTGAGAGACTGGGACCGCGCCCGGAACGAGAGCGCCCTGGCGAACGTGGTTCCCTGTCCGTCCGTCCGCCAGGCCCCGGTGCTCATCCAGGCCCAGCAGGGCCGGCTACCTGCCAGCCTGGGCCTGGAGTTTGACGTATTGCCGGTTAAGGAATACTTTCGCATCCAAAAGCTGTTCCCCGGCGTGCGCCTGACCGATGTATCCGGACTCATTCACAGAGTGCGCAGCCGCAAATCGTCCTGGGAAGTAGGTCAAATGCTTCAGGCTGCGGCGCTGGCGGCCGAGGTTTACGCCGCCGTGCCCCGGCTGCTTCGCCCGGGAATGACGGAGATAGAGTTGGCCGGGCTGCTGGAGGCCGAGGCCAAGAAAAGGGGACACGAGGGACTTCTGCGCATGCGCTCCCTCAACTACGAGGCCTACACCTGGCACATCCTTTCCGGCGCCAGCGGAGGAGTGGTCAGCTACCTCGACGGTCCCGTAGGAGGGCAGGGACTTTCTCCGGCCTTTCCCGTAGGCGCCGGCCGCAAACCCATCGAGGCGGGGGAACCCATACTGGTGGATTTCGGCGGGGTGGTGAACGGCTACCAGGTCGACGAAACCCGCATGTACTGCCTGGGAAGAATGCCCGACAAGTTCCGCCGAGCCTACGAGGCCTGTCTGGAGATCGAGCGCACGGTCCTGGAAGCGGCCCGCCCGGGGGTGAGCTGCCACTACCTGTTCGGGCTGGCCCGAGCTACGGCGGAGAAGCTGGGCTACGAGGACGCCTTTCTGGGGCCCAAGGGTAAGAAGGTCCGGTTTGTGGGTCACGGCATCGGCCTGGAGATCAACGAACCGCCCTACCTGGCCGAGGGCCACGACTACCCGCTGGAAGCAGGCATGACCTTTGCGCTGGAGCCCAAAATGGTCTTCCCCGGTGAAGGAGCCGTAGGCATTGAGGATACGGTGGTGGTGGAGGCCAACGGCTGCCGGCGGCTGACCGATATGCCGGACGGGATTATTGAGATCGAGCCCTAG
- a CDS encoding type II toxin-antitoxin system HicB family antitoxin, with the protein MQYLIVIEKAEGNYSAYSPDVPGCVATGKTPEEARRKMQEALEMHIKGLVEDGLPIPEPQAAAEYVQVALP; encoded by the coding sequence GTGCAGTACCTTATTGTAATCGAAAAGGCGGAAGGCAATTACTCTGCCTACTCGCCGGACGTTCCCGGCTGCGTGGCTACAGGCAAGACGCCGGAAGAAGCCAGACGGAAGATGCAGGAGGCCCTGGAAATGCACATCAAGGGCCTTGTGGAGGACGGCCTGCCGATTCCCGAGCCGCAGGCCGCAGCGGAGTATGTTCAGGTAGCCTTGCCGTAG
- the hemL gene encoding glutamate-1-semialdehyde 2,1-aminomutase, with product MSGRCRQRSVELLARAREVIPGGVNSPVRAYRAVGGDPPFLRAGQGQYVFDADGNRYLDYVCSWGPLILGHRHPRVVEAVERALEAGTTFGAPTEGEVLLAEMLVEALPGLEMVRLVNSGTEAAMSALRLARAYTGRSKIVKFEGCYHGHADHLLVRAGSGALTLGVPTSAGVPEPVAADTLVLPFNDTEALAAAFDRWGGEIAAAVVEPVAGNMGCVPPEPGFLESLRRLTRESGSLLVFDEVITGFRLGYGGAQERYGVTPDLTCLGKIIGGGLPVGAYGGRREIMEQVAPLGPVYQAGTLSGNPLAVAAGRATLTVLRETDPYAELERRAGLLAAGLQEAATRAGVEVTVNRAGSMLTLFFQPGPVRDAASAGSSDTRRFARFFHSMLQSGIYLPPSQFECWFVSTAHTDADIELTLDCARRAMARL from the coding sequence TTGTCCGGTCGGTGCAGACAACGGTCGGTCGAACTGTTGGCCCGGGCCCGGGAGGTGATCCCCGGAGGGGTGAACAGCCCGGTGAGGGCCTACCGGGCGGTGGGAGGGGATCCGCCTTTCCTCCGCGCCGGCCAGGGCCAGTACGTTTTCGACGCGGACGGAAACCGTTATCTCGACTACGTGTGCTCCTGGGGCCCGCTCATCCTGGGTCACCGCCACCCCCGGGTAGTGGAGGCAGTCGAGCGGGCCCTGGAGGCAGGCACCACCTTCGGGGCACCTACGGAAGGGGAGGTGCTTCTGGCGGAAATGCTGGTGGAAGCCCTACCGGGACTGGAGATGGTTCGGCTGGTCAATTCCGGCACCGAGGCGGCCATGAGCGCCCTGCGGTTGGCCCGCGCCTACACCGGGCGTAGCAAGATAGTCAAATTTGAGGGCTGTTACCACGGCCATGCCGACCACCTGCTCGTCCGGGCGGGCTCCGGAGCCCTGACCCTGGGCGTGCCCACCAGCGCCGGGGTCCCGGAACCGGTAGCGGCGGATACGCTGGTCCTGCCCTTCAACGATACGGAGGCCTTGGCTGCAGCCTTTGACCGCTGGGGAGGGGAGATAGCCGCGGCCGTCGTGGAACCGGTTGCCGGCAACATGGGTTGCGTGCCGCCGGAGCCGGGATTTCTGGAAAGCCTGCGCCGGCTCACTCGGGAGAGCGGCAGCCTTCTCGTCTTTGACGAGGTGATTACGGGCTTCCGCCTCGGCTACGGGGGTGCACAGGAGCGCTACGGGGTCACCCCCGACCTTACCTGCCTGGGAAAGATCATCGGCGGGGGACTGCCGGTGGGAGCGTACGGCGGCAGGCGGGAAATAATGGAGCAGGTGGCCCCTCTGGGTCCGGTCTACCAGGCCGGCACCCTCTCCGGGAACCCTCTGGCCGTGGCCGCGGGAAGGGCCACGCTGACCGTGCTCCGCGAAACCGATCCCTATGCCGAGCTGGAACGCCGGGCCGGCCTGCTGGCGGCGGGATTGCAGGAGGCGGCGACCCGGGCTGGGGTGGAGGTCACGGTCAACCGCGCAGGCTCCATGCTCACCCTTTTCTTTCAGCCCGGTCCGGTAAGAGATGCCGCTTCCGCCGGCAGCTCCGATACCCGGCGCTTTGCCCGTTTCTTTCACTCCATGCTACAATCGGGAATCTACCTGCCTCCCAGCCAGTTTGAGTGCTGGTTCGTCTCCACCGCCCATACGGACGCGGATATCGAGCTAACCCTAGACTGCGCCCGCCGTGCCATGGCACGGCTGTAA
- a CDS encoding SLBB domain-containing protein, translating to MEAFEHIPLITVGTATCGRAAGALAVLQAIREEIARRDLLVEVQEVGCLGHCYAEPLVTVRRPGFPALCYGPLDEDRARRLVTDFLIGDDPCLEYALAALEPNDLFPALEEFPRGACERRVILALCGLINPEDLDAYLVHDGYAGLARALEMSPEEVVGEIVRSGLRGRGGAGFPAGEKWEACARAPAPARYVICNGDEGDPGAFMDRALMESNPHQLLEGLIIAAYAVGARKAIIYVRAEYPLAVARVERALEQARERGLVGKGILGTGFDLEVEVFQGAGAFVCGEETALIASLEGRPGVPRPRPPYPATSGLEGLPTLVNNVKTLSYVPHILRRGAEWFRSLGTANSPGTAVFALAGKVANPGLAEVPMGTTLRQLIFEVGGGIRQDKQFKAVQIGGPSGGCLPESALDLPIDFDSLSEAGAMMGSGGVVVLDEEDCVVETARYFLEFTRQESCGLCSFCRLGTAHLLERLTALTRGEARLEDLDRLYDLAEDVRAGSLCGLGQTAPNPVLTTLRYFRAEYEAHVKEKRCPALACRDLVLYCILPERCSKLCNLCVGSCPAGAVITRPDLLKAIDQAKCVKCNQCLVTCPPEYRAVVKLSPPQLPPEGDAGHG from the coding sequence ATGGAGGCTTTCGAGCATATCCCGTTAATCACTGTAGGTACTGCCACCTGCGGCCGGGCGGCCGGTGCTCTCGCCGTCCTTCAGGCTATACGCGAGGAGATCGCCCGCCGGGATCTTTTGGTCGAGGTACAGGAAGTGGGCTGCCTGGGGCATTGTTACGCCGAACCCCTGGTGACCGTTCGCCGCCCCGGATTTCCCGCCCTGTGCTACGGCCCCCTGGATGAAGACCGGGCCCGCCGCCTGGTCACGGACTTCCTGATCGGGGACGATCCCTGCCTGGAGTACGCCCTGGCCGCCCTGGAACCCAACGATCTCTTTCCCGCCCTGGAGGAATTCCCGCGGGGCGCCTGCGAACGCCGGGTCATACTGGCCCTGTGCGGCCTGATTAACCCGGAGGATCTGGACGCCTACCTGGTGCACGACGGCTACGCCGGGCTGGCCCGGGCGCTGGAGATGTCCCCGGAGGAAGTGGTAGGGGAGATTGTGCGCTCGGGACTGCGCGGGCGGGGAGGGGCGGGCTTCCCTGCCGGCGAGAAGTGGGAGGCGTGCGCCCGTGCGCCTGCGCCGGCAAGGTACGTGATCTGCAACGGCGATGAGGGCGACCCGGGAGCCTTCATGGACCGGGCTCTTATGGAATCCAACCCCCACCAACTGCTCGAGGGGCTCATTATTGCCGCCTACGCCGTGGGAGCCCGGAAGGCCATCATCTACGTGCGGGCGGAGTACCCCCTGGCGGTGGCGCGGGTGGAACGCGCCCTGGAGCAGGCCCGGGAAAGGGGCCTGGTGGGGAAGGGGATACTGGGCACCGGCTTTGACCTGGAGGTAGAGGTTTTCCAGGGCGCAGGCGCATTCGTCTGCGGGGAGGAAACCGCCCTGATTGCCTCGCTGGAGGGCAGGCCGGGTGTGCCCCGTCCCCGGCCTCCGTACCCGGCCACCTCAGGGCTGGAAGGCCTGCCCACGCTGGTAAACAACGTCAAGACCCTTTCCTACGTACCCCACATCCTGCGGCGGGGCGCGGAGTGGTTTCGTTCCCTGGGAACGGCTAACAGTCCGGGCACCGCAGTGTTCGCCCTGGCCGGCAAGGTGGCCAACCCGGGTCTGGCGGAGGTCCCCATGGGCACCACCCTGCGGCAACTGATCTTCGAGGTGGGAGGGGGTATCCGGCAGGACAAGCAGTTCAAGGCGGTGCAGATCGGCGGTCCCTCGGGAGGGTGCCTGCCGGAATCGGCTCTGGACCTGCCTATAGATTTCGATTCCCTGTCGGAAGCGGGGGCGATGATGGGCTCCGGCGGAGTGGTAGTGCTGGACGAGGAGGACTGCGTGGTGGAGACGGCCCGCTACTTCCTGGAGTTCACCCGGCAGGAGTCCTGCGGACTGTGCAGCTTTTGCCGCCTGGGCACGGCCCACCTGCTGGAGAGGCTTACCGCGCTTACCCGCGGGGAGGCCAGGCTCGAGGACCTGGACCGGCTTTACGATCTGGCCGAGGACGTTCGCGCCGGCTCCCTGTGCGGTCTGGGGCAGACCGCCCCCAACCCGGTACTCACCACCCTCCGCTACTTCCGCGCCGAGTACGAGGCCCACGTGAAGGAGAAACGCTGCCCCGCGCTTGCCTGCCGCGACCTGGTGCTTTACTGCATCCTGCCCGAACGCTGCAGCAAGCTTTGCAACCTGTGCGTGGGAAGCTGTCCTGCCGGCGCCGTGATTACCCGGCCCGACCTGCTGAAGGCCATCGACCAGGCAAAATGCGTGAAGTGCAACCAGTGCCTGGTGACCTGCCCGCCGGAGTACCGCGCGGTGGTCAAACTCTCGCCGCCGCAGTTGCCGCCGGAGGGAGACGCGGGCCATGGATAG
- a CDS encoding 2Fe-2S iron-sulfur cluster-binding protein: MDRRIRLVIDGKEVAAREGERLLWAALENGIYIPHLCAVKDAGRSRAACRLCLVEVEGERRPVAACAYPVREGLEVRTRSPRLDRLVERAFELILSRHRLDCAVCPARSRCQLREIARRRGLQLRLRSLTPLPLPAEIDASPQSFAYDAGRCVLCGRCVEACRERGAGILGFVGRGWERRVATFGDVGRAEAGCRECGECLKACPVGALYPKPNADRSKSG, translated from the coding sequence ATGGATAGGCGGATCAGGCTGGTCATCGACGGCAAGGAGGTGGCGGCCCGGGAGGGGGAGCGCCTGCTCTGGGCAGCGCTGGAGAACGGAATCTACATCCCCCACCTTTGCGCGGTAAAGGACGCGGGACGCTCGCGGGCGGCCTGCCGGCTCTGCCTGGTGGAGGTAGAAGGGGAGAGGCGGCCGGTGGCCGCCTGCGCCTACCCCGTGCGCGAGGGCCTTGAGGTCCGCACCCGCTCGCCGAGGCTGGACCGCCTGGTCGAACGGGCGTTTGAGCTGATCCTCTCCCGGCACCGTCTGGACTGCGCCGTCTGCCCGGCCCGGTCCCGCTGTCAGCTGCGCGAGATAGCCCGCCGGCGTGGACTGCAGTTGAGGCTCCGGAGTCTTACGCCCCTGCCCCTCCCTGCGGAAATCGACGCCAGCCCCCAAAGCTTTGCTTACGACGCCGGTCGCTGCGTGCTCTGCGGCCGGTGCGTGGAGGCCTGCCGGGAAAGGGGCGCGGGTATCCTCGGTTTTGTGGGCCGCGGGTGGGAGCGGCGGGTGGCGACCTTCGGCGACGTCGGCAGGGCCGAGGCCGGCTGCCGGGAGTGCGGGGAGTGCCTCAAGGCCTGTCCGGTGGGGGCGCTCTATCCCAAGCCCAACGCGGACAGATCGAAGTCAGGATAA
- a CDS encoding amidohydrolase family protein, giving the protein MELIADKVLFGSDWPTVPSIKANVEAIRRLPLDPEAKEKILGGNAARLLGLTTDLPT; this is encoded by the coding sequence ATGGAGCTAATAGCCGACAAGGTTCTGTTTGGGTCGGATTGGCCTACCGTGCCTTCTATCAAGGCCAATGTTGAGGCTATCCGCCGTCTGCCGCTAGACCCGGAGGCCAAGGAAAAAATACTGGGGGGCAATGCTGCCCGTCTCTTGGGCCTTACGACCGACCTTCCTACGTAA
- a CDS encoding phosphotransferase, with product MARKIPKELPEEIYRLGRLVQGQLEDALRAVSGADPELAQRVVEKDDLVDHFYMAGEEKIFHHMGLGQWPASEWRWLRAAMRVVINLEHVGDAASKIAARARKLTFKPPREPKLDPLAEAAVHCLDAGLEAFLQKDLGRAEEVFLREEEADHFLEWLIPQLTGGIQQHPQRGAQFLDLLFVAENLEKITDYALNMSEWVVYWVLGQRMKFANYAELKKLLSGAVPTDFHRFWDGVSGATVGGIELPEGTRLLYKSGSPRKVAQEVEKARQWARYGTGLTPRVLAVLEGKDRQAFLRELGRGRLLQDYYEQVALEEKLRVTRELYRVLCEIWRNSRRPEKVVPGFVRQIEERLGEVYRLHPHLEELSAAPLAVDGLLLPPLAVCLEEVRLREPELAVPFAVWIHGDFNSNNVLYSPETGFQFIDVARSGPGDYVQDVSVFLVSNRRRPVAAEQAQEMTAVNRCFADLVRQFAAEQQDETFELRLTLGLARSFLTSSRLWPDPAWAENLFRQGWRLLEQVRRELSAGGRP from the coding sequence ATGGCCAGGAAGATACCCAAAGAACTCCCGGAGGAAATCTACCGCCTGGGCCGGCTGGTTCAGGGCCAGCTTGAGGACGCCCTGCGTGCGGTTTCCGGAGCGGATCCCGAACTGGCGCAACGGGTCGTGGAGAAGGACGATCTGGTGGATCACTTCTACATGGCCGGCGAAGAGAAGATATTCCACCACATGGGTCTCGGCCAATGGCCGGCCTCGGAGTGGCGCTGGCTGCGGGCGGCCATGCGGGTGGTCATTAACCTGGAGCACGTGGGTGACGCCGCCTCCAAGATCGCGGCCCGGGCACGCAAGCTCACCTTCAAGCCCCCCAGAGAACCCAAGCTGGATCCCCTGGCCGAGGCGGCGGTACACTGTCTGGATGCCGGTCTCGAGGCCTTCCTCCAAAAGGACCTGGGCCGGGCGGAGGAGGTATTTCTTCGAGAGGAAGAGGCGGACCACTTCCTGGAGTGGCTCATTCCCCAGCTCACCGGGGGCATTCAGCAGCACCCCCAAAGGGGCGCCCAATTCCTGGACCTGCTCTTCGTGGCGGAAAACCTGGAAAAGATAACCGACTACGCGCTCAACATGTCGGAATGGGTGGTTTACTGGGTTCTCGGTCAGCGGATGAAGTTCGCCAATTATGCGGAATTGAAGAAACTGCTTTCCGGCGCCGTGCCCACGGACTTCCACCGTTTCTGGGACGGGGTCAGCGGCGCCACCGTGGGCGGCATCGAACTGCCGGAAGGCACCAGGCTGCTCTATAAGTCCGGTTCGCCCCGGAAGGTGGCCCAGGAGGTAGAAAAGGCCCGGCAGTGGGCCCGGTACGGTACCGGCCTTACTCCCCGGGTACTGGCCGTCCTGGAAGGCAAGGACAGGCAGGCTTTTCTAAGGGAACTGGGAAGAGGCCGGCTGCTTCAAGACTACTACGAACAGGTGGCCCTGGAGGAGAAACTCCGGGTAACCCGGGAGCTCTACCGCGTGCTCTGCGAAATCTGGAGGAACTCCCGCCGTCCGGAGAAAGTGGTACCGGGCTTCGTCCGCCAGATAGAGGAACGGCTCGGCGAGGTGTACAGGCTCCATCCCCACCTGGAAGAGCTTTCCGCCGCTCCGCTCGCCGTCGACGGGCTTCTCCTCCCCCCCCTGGCGGTCTGCCTGGAGGAGGTCCGCCTCCGGGAGCCGGAGCTGGCAGTCCCCTTTGCCGTATGGATTCACGGGGACTTCAACAGCAACAACGTGCTCTATTCGCCGGAAACCGGGTTCCAGTTTATCGATGTGGCCCGCTCCGGACCGGGCGACTACGTGCAGGACGTGTCCGTGTTCCTGGTATCCAACCGCCGCAGGCCGGTGGCGGCCGAGCAGGCGCAGGAAATGACCGCGGTTAACCGGTGTTTTGCCGACCTGGTACGGCAGTTCGCCGCCGAACAGCAGGACGAGACTTTCGAGCTCCGGCTGACGCTCGGGTTGGCCCGCTCCTTTCTCACCTCCTCCCGCCTGTGGCCCGACCCGGCCTGGGCGGAAAACCTCTTTCGGCAGGGCTGGCGTCTGCTGGAACAGGTCCGCAGAGAGCTGAGCGCCGGCGGCCGCCCCTAG